Proteins encoded together in one Tenuifilum sp. 4138str window:
- a CDS encoding GH3 auxin-responsive promoter family protein, whose translation MPLLNSILNWVNTKRLYSIDLFRKYPFEVQRDVLFELLKQGSKTEYGARYGFDGIRTIEEFQKRVPLVDYETIKPYIERLRQGEEKLLWPTDIKWFAKSSGTTQSKSKFIPVSNEALEDCHFRGARDVLAIYMNLYPENNLLSGKGLTLGGSHQVDNFNMNSFYGDLSAILIENQPWWAEFIRTPSQKVALIPDWEEKLEKLTHETLNENVTSLAGVPSWNLVMIKHLLNYTGKSNLLEIWPNLELFMHGGVSFAPYREQFQKVIPSPNMHYMETYNASEGFFAIQDDPASDSMLLMLDYGIFYEFVPLDELTKPNPTALTIADVEVGRNYAMVITTNSGLWRYLIGDTVTFTSKHPHKIRITGRTRHFINVFGEEVIVENAERALEKACKATGALVAEYTAAPVYMGTDRKGCHEWFIEFVKQPSSIEEFARVLDSTLCEVNSDYEAKRAKNVTLDFPVVTQAAQGTFFEWMRQRGKLGGQNKVPRLSNTREYIDELLAIHNQLKSK comes from the coding sequence ATGCCTTTGCTCAACTCTATCCTGAACTGGGTTAATACTAAGCGCTTATACAGCATCGATCTTTTCCGGAAATACCCTTTTGAGGTGCAACGCGATGTGCTTTTTGAGCTTTTAAAACAAGGCTCAAAAACGGAGTATGGAGCACGATATGGCTTTGATGGCATCAGAACCATTGAAGAATTTCAGAAGCGAGTACCCCTTGTTGACTACGAAACCATTAAGCCATACATTGAACGGTTGAGGCAGGGCGAGGAAAAGTTGCTTTGGCCAACCGATATTAAGTGGTTTGCCAAGTCATCGGGAACTACCCAGAGCAAGAGTAAGTTTATACCAGTTAGCAACGAGGCGTTGGAGGATTGCCATTTCAGAGGCGCTCGCGATGTACTTGCCATTTACATGAACCTTTATCCTGAAAACAATTTGTTAAGCGGAAAAGGACTTACCCTAGGCGGTAGCCACCAGGTTGATAACTTTAATATGAATTCCTTTTACGGCGATTTATCGGCTATTCTGATTGAAAATCAACCCTGGTGGGCTGAGTTTATCAGAACCCCAAGCCAAAAAGTGGCATTAATACCCGATTGGGAGGAGAAACTGGAGAAACTCACTCACGAGACCCTTAACGAGAATGTTACCAGCCTGGCAGGAGTCCCTTCATGGAATCTGGTAATGATTAAGCACCTACTGAACTACACAGGCAAAAGTAACTTGCTTGAGATATGGCCAAACCTTGAGCTTTTCATGCATGGCGGAGTAAGTTTTGCCCCATACAGGGAGCAGTTTCAAAAAGTTATCCCATCGCCTAACATGCACTACATGGAAACATATAATGCCAGCGAGGGTTTCTTTGCCATTCAGGACGACCCTGCGTCGGATAGCATGTTGCTTATGCTCGACTACGGTATTTTTTATGAGTTTGTTCCTCTCGATGAGCTTACCAAACCTAATCCTACAGCCCTTACCATTGCCGATGTTGAGGTTGGAAGGAATTATGCCATGGTCATTACCACCAATTCTGGCCTTTGGCGTTACCTAATTGGCGATACTGTTACCTTTACCTCAAAACATCCTCATAAAATCAGGATTACTGGCAGAACCCGTCACTTCATCAATGTTTTTGGCGAAGAGGTTATTGTTGAAAACGCTGAGCGTGCGCTTGAAAAAGCCTGTAAGGCTACCGGAGCATTGGTTGCTGAGTACACAGCTGCTCCCGTTTACATGGGAACTGACCGTAAGGGATGCCATGAATGGTTCATTGAGTTTGTAAAACAGCCAAGCAGCATCGAGGAGTTTGCTCGAGTTCTTGACTCAACGCTTTGTGAGGTCAATTCCGACTATGAGGCAAAACGCGCTAAAAATGTAACTCTCGATTTTCCAGTGGTTACGCAGGCCGCTCAGGGGACATTCTTTGAGTGGATGCGCCAGCGCGGTAAATTGGGTGGGCAGAATAAAGTTCCTCGGCTTTCGAATACTCGCGAGTATATCGATGAGCTGCTTGCCATTCATAACCAGCTAAAAAGTAAGTAG
- a CDS encoding deoxynucleoside kinase — protein sequence MHIAIAGNIGSGKTTLTGLLAKHYKWKPQYEDVDENPYLNDFYEDMQRWSFNLQIYFLNSRFSQIVEIHRSGHDVIQDRTIYEDAHIFAPNLHDMGLMSTRDFNNYLSLFNLMTSLVKPPDLLIYLRATVPTLVRQIQKRGRDYEKNIRLDYLQRLNERYEAWIEGYKLGKLLIIDVDNLNFPDRPEDLRFIINKIDAQIHGLF from the coding sequence ATGCATATAGCCATTGCGGGTAATATTGGTTCTGGCAAAACAACCCTAACGGGTTTACTGGCCAAGCACTACAAGTGGAAACCCCAGTACGAGGATGTTGATGAAAACCCATACCTTAACGACTTTTACGAGGATATGCAGCGCTGGAGCTTCAACCTCCAGATTTACTTCCTAAACAGCAGGTTTAGTCAAATAGTGGAGATTCACCGTAGCGGCCACGATGTTATTCAGGACAGAACCATTTACGAGGATGCCCATATTTTTGCTCCAAACCTCCACGACATGGGATTGATGAGCACCCGCGATTTTAACAACTACCTTTCCCTGTTCAACCTTATGACCTCACTGGTTAAGCCGCCCGATTTGCTAATTTACCTTCGTGCCACAGTGCCAACGCTGGTAAGGCAAATCCAGAAACGCGGACGCGATTACGAAAAAAATATCCGCCTCGATTACCTCCAGCGCCTTAATGAACGCTACGAGGCATGGATTGAAGGCTACAAGTTAGGCAAGCTGCTAATAATTGACGTTGACAATCTGAATTTTCCCGATAGACCCGAAGACCTCAGGTTTATCATCAATAAGATCGATGCGCAAATACATGGGTTGTTTTAG
- the rpmF gene encoding 50S ribosomal protein L32: protein MAHPKSRISKQRRNKRRTHYKAEAPTLSTCSNCGAAVEYHRVCPECGYYRGKLAIEKAVNA from the coding sequence ATGGCACATCCGAAATCACGAATCTCTAAACAGAGAAGAAACAAGCGTAGAACTCACTACAAAGCCGAAGCTCCAACCCTTTCAACATGTTCAAACTGCGGAGCAGCAGTTGAATATCACAGGGTTTGCCCTGAGTGCGGCTATTACCGTGGTAAGTTAGCAATCGAGAAGGCAGTTAACGCCTAA
- a CDS encoding DUF3078 domain-containing protein, translated as MTKLLTTILSVILTISVNAQVTDAENQLKEIKTDSLSGWKKGLALGINANQTSLTNWAAGGQSSFALNTVFTGFVSYKSPKTAWDNTIDLGYGFLSQEDVKYTKKTDDKIDLMSKFGREVFKNFYYAILLNFKTQFTTGYKYPTDSTRLKISNFFAPAYLVGALGMDYKPNTHLSVFAAPLTGKLTFVTDTMLSNAGAFGVKKGETLREEIGGYVRVVYTKNDFKAEWLKNLTFTTKLDLFSNYLDNPQNVVVNWETLVIMKVNKYINVNLATQLIYDDKVKISKDNNGDGVIDSSGPRVQFKEIFGVGITFKL; from the coding sequence ATGACTAAATTACTTACCACTATCCTGTCAGTAATACTTACCATTTCTGTAAACGCTCAGGTAACCGACGCTGAAAATCAGCTTAAAGAGATTAAAACCGATTCGCTTTCCGGATGGAAGAAAGGGCTGGCCCTGGGAATTAATGCCAACCAGACCTCGTTAACCAATTGGGCGGCTGGCGGACAAAGCTCATTTGCACTAAATACCGTTTTTACAGGGTTTGTTAGCTACAAAAGTCCCAAAACTGCTTGGGATAACACTATTGACTTGGGCTACGGATTTCTGAGCCAGGAGGATGTTAAGTATACCAAAAAAACCGACGATAAAATTGACTTAATGTCAAAATTTGGACGTGAGGTCTTCAAAAACTTTTACTATGCCATTTTGCTGAACTTTAAAACACAATTCACTACTGGTTATAAGTACCCAACCGATAGTACCCGACTGAAAATTTCGAACTTTTTTGCTCCGGCATACCTGGTTGGGGCATTGGGTATGGATTATAAACCGAACACCCACCTGAGTGTTTTTGCAGCGCCGTTAACCGGAAAGCTAACCTTTGTTACGGACACCATGCTATCGAATGCAGGTGCATTTGGCGTGAAAAAAGGGGAAACACTCAGAGAGGAAATTGGCGGTTACGTGAGAGTGGTTTACACCAAGAATGACTTTAAGGCCGAATGGCTCAAAAATCTCACCTTTACCACTAAACTCGACCTATTCTCAAACTACCTTGATAACCCTCAAAACGTTGTAGTTAACTGGGAAACGCTTGTAATTATGAAGGTTAACAAGTACATCAATGTTAACCTGGCGACCCAGCTAATCTACGATGACAAGGTTAAGATTAGTAAGGATAACAACGGCGATGGTGTAATTGATAGCAGTGGGCCACGTGTTCAGTTTAAGGAGATTTTTGGCGTGGGTATTACCTTCAAGCTTTAG
- a CDS encoding beta-ketoacyl-ACP synthase III, whose amino-acid sequence MGKITAAITGVGGYVPEYILTNEELSRMVDTTDEWIMTRIGIKERRILKGEGLGTSDMAVHAVNELLRKTNTHPDEVDMLICGVVTPDMQFPATANIISDKCGIKNAFGYDMNAGCSSFLYALVTASKFVESGSHKKVVVVGADKMSSITDYTDRTTCPIFGDGAAAVLLEPNHDGFGVIDAKMQVDGSGRKHLHQVAGGSCYPASFETVAKRQHYIYQEGQPVFKAAVSNMADVSVEMMERNNIKPEDLAWLVPHQANMRIIEATANRMGIDKDKVMINIQRYGNTTSATIPLCLWEWESKLRKGDNIIIATFGAGFTWGAAYVKWAYDGDKIAK is encoded by the coding sequence ATGGGAAAAATTACTGCCGCAATTACTGGCGTTGGAGGATATGTGCCAGAGTATATCCTCACCAACGAGGAGTTAAGTAGAATGGTCGATACCACCGATGAGTGGATAATGACCCGTATTGGTATTAAGGAGCGCCGAATACTAAAGGGCGAAGGGCTTGGAACTTCCGATATGGCAGTTCATGCCGTTAACGAGCTGCTCCGTAAAACCAACACCCACCCCGATGAGGTGGACATGCTAATTTGCGGCGTAGTTACTCCCGACATGCAGTTCCCAGCTACCGCTAACATTATAAGCGATAAGTGCGGGATTAAGAATGCTTTTGGTTACGATATGAATGCAGGCTGTTCAAGCTTCCTGTATGCTTTGGTTACAGCATCAAAGTTTGTGGAGTCGGGTTCACATAAAAAGGTTGTGGTGGTTGGCGCCGACAAGATGTCGTCCATAACCGATTACACTGACCGCACCACCTGTCCCATTTTTGGCGACGGAGCAGCAGCTGTGCTCCTAGAACCTAACCATGATGGCTTTGGCGTTATAGACGCCAAGATGCAGGTTGATGGGTCAGGACGCAAACACCTTCACCAGGTGGCCGGTGGTTCATGCTACCCTGCTTCGTTCGAAACTGTAGCCAAGCGCCAGCACTACATTTACCAGGAAGGCCAACCCGTTTTCAAAGCTGCTGTTTCAAACATGGCCGATGTGTCGGTTGAGATGATGGAGCGCAACAATATCAAGCCTGAGGATTTGGCTTGGCTTGTTCCACACCAGGCAAACATGCGAATAATTGAAGCAACCGCAAATCGCATGGGAATTGACAAGGATAAGGTGATGATTAACATACAGCGCTACGGCAATACAACCAGTGCCACAATTCCTCTATGCCTTTGGGAATGGGAATCGAAACTTCGCAAGGGCGATAATATAATTATTGCAACCTTTGGTGCAGGGTTTACCTGGGGTGCAGCCTATGTAAAGTGGGCGTACGATGGTGATAAAATTGCAAAGTAA
- a CDS encoding YceD family protein, translating into MASILGAYSISYKGLKLGKHSFDFEINNDFFAEFPEGEVKEGTLTAKVMMNKQNNLLEFDIVIKGKVKVTCDRCLEQFFLPIEYKGFLVAKIGNEEVEDQADIIFLTEDDHEVNLAQYLYESIHLSLPLKRYHGLKGSSIEDCDQEMLKYIKFEDDDQAEVDPRWQALKDLLNNNN; encoded by the coding sequence GTGGCAAGCATTTTAGGCGCATATTCAATTAGTTACAAGGGACTTAAGCTTGGCAAACACTCGTTTGATTTTGAAATAAACAACGATTTTTTTGCTGAGTTCCCTGAGGGTGAGGTTAAGGAAGGCACGCTCACAGCAAAAGTTATGATGAACAAGCAGAATAACCTGCTTGAATTTGACATAGTGATAAAAGGAAAGGTAAAGGTTACCTGCGATAGGTGCTTGGAACAATTCTTCCTGCCAATTGAGTACAAGGGTTTTCTTGTGGCAAAAATTGGAAACGAGGAGGTTGAGGATCAAGCCGATATAATCTTCCTAACCGAGGATGACCATGAGGTAAACCTTGCCCAGTACCTGTACGAGAGCATTCACCTGAGTTTACCGCTAAAGCGGTACCATGGGTTAAAAGGATCCAGCATTGAGGATTGCGACCAGGAAATGCTAAAGTACATCAAGTTTGAAGACGATGACCAGGCTGAGGTTGACCCTCGCTGGCAGGCTTTAAAGGATTTGTTGAACAATAATAACTAA
- a CDS encoding FMN-binding protein → MKLLMAIFWVLLSLQVGSDINFEPKQLSREIKRISGSQTPIAKEIMAYKTGKFFTYTNANPVSFSYVGRVFTCRTEGCKASDDNVNANGSEYFDYFILFDRSGKILSLQIYSFEATHGQEITLKSWLNQFVGYNGKNTLTVGKEIDAISGATTSVHRLTDDVIDKTRKLQEILHQ, encoded by the coding sequence ATGAAACTGTTGATGGCAATTTTTTGGGTTTTATTAAGCTTGCAGGTTGGCTCTGATATCAACTTTGAGCCCAAACAGCTTAGTAGGGAGATTAAGAGAATTAGCGGGAGTCAAACGCCCATTGCCAAGGAGATTATGGCCTATAAAACAGGTAAATTCTTCACTTATACCAATGCTAACCCGGTTTCATTTTCCTATGTAGGAAGGGTATTTACATGCAGAACCGAAGGTTGCAAGGCTTCCGATGATAATGTTAATGCCAATGGGTCTGAGTACTTTGATTACTTTATCCTTTTCGACAGGTCGGGTAAAATTCTCTCACTTCAGATTTATAGCTTTGAGGCCACTCACGGCCAGGAAATCACCCTAAAGAGTTGGTTAAATCAATTTGTTGGCTACAACGGAAAAAATACGCTGACAGTAGGCAAAGAAATTGATGCAATATCAGGCGCTACCACTTCGGTTCATCGCTTAACAGATGATGTAATTGATAAAACCCGAAAACTTCAGGAAATACTGCATCAGTAA
- a CDS encoding phosphate acyltransferase produces the protein MIRIGVDAMGGDFAPDAVVSGAVLALKHLNADERIVLFGDQQRILEILARENANPTDFDIVHTSEVIEMGDLPSKAFAKKTDSSIVKGFMALAAGKIDGFASAGSTGAMMVGAFMVIKQIPGIIRPGIAGFIPVSESKLNVILDVGLNPDCRPDVLYQYGKLGSIYAQRVLGIDNPRVALLNIGEEEEKGNLVTKSAFEMMKDSTDYTFVGNVEGHHLFHDKKADVVVCDGFVGNVVLKEAEAFYHLLKKFSPENKFIERFNSENYGGTPVLGVNKPVIIAHGASSPVAIMNMIKQTREVIVSDLCEKIKQAFM, from the coding sequence ATGATTAGAATTGGCGTTGATGCAATGGGCGGCGATTTTGCACCCGATGCTGTTGTATCGGGTGCAGTTTTAGCCCTCAAGCATCTTAATGCCGATGAGCGCATTGTGCTTTTCGGTGACCAGCAAAGGATTCTTGAAATCCTTGCCCGTGAAAATGCAAATCCTACCGATTTTGATATAGTTCACACCTCTGAGGTGATTGAAATGGGCGATCTCCCATCGAAAGCATTTGCAAAGAAAACCGATTCCAGTATAGTTAAAGGCTTTATGGCTTTGGCAGCTGGCAAAATTGATGGTTTTGCCAGTGCTGGCAGCACTGGAGCCATGATGGTTGGCGCCTTCATGGTGATAAAGCAAATACCCGGTATTATACGTCCCGGAATTGCCGGTTTTATCCCTGTTTCCGAAAGTAAGCTTAATGTTATTCTCGATGTGGGTTTAAACCCCGATTGCCGTCCCGACGTACTTTACCAGTATGGTAAACTGGGTTCAATTTACGCCCAGCGAGTGCTTGGCATTGATAACCCAAGGGTTGCCCTACTGAATATTGGCGAGGAGGAGGAGAAAGGCAACCTGGTAACCAAAAGCGCCTTTGAGATGATGAAGGACTCAACCGACTATACCTTTGTTGGAAACGTTGAGGGCCATCACCTATTCCACGATAAAAAGGCCGATGTGGTAGTTTGCGATGGGTTTGTGGGTAACGTAGTACTCAAGGAGGCTGAGGCGTTCTACCACCTGCTTAAGAAATTTAGCCCTGAAAATAAGTTCATTGAGCGTTTTAACTCCGAGAACTACGGTGGCACGCCAGTTCTTGGGGTTAATAAACCCGTTATAATTGCCCATGGAGCATCGAGCCCCGTGGCTATAATGAATATGATTAAACAAACCCGCGAGGTTATAGTATCGGACCTTTGCGAAAAAATTAAACAAGCATTTATGTAG
- the typA gene encoding translational GTPase TypA: protein MKGIRNIAIIAHVDHGKTTLVDKMIIQGKLFKDHENPGELILDSNDLERERGITILAKNVSVNYKGYKINIIDTPGHSDFGGEVERVLNMADGVLLLVDAFEGTMPQTRFVLQKALAIGLKPILVINKVDKPNCRPEEVQEQVYELMFSLDASEEQLEFPTIYGSAKQGWMSNDWRKPSNDITPLLDCIIDYVPAPKQLKGTPQLLITSLDYSNYVGRIAIGKLHRGTLRAGQNVSLAKRNGQVMRTKIKELLVFEGLERKKVDEVSSGDICALVGIEGFDIGDTIADYENPEPLPTIAVDEPTMSMLFTINNSPFFGRDGKYVTSRHLKDRLMQELEKNLALRVEETDSADAFTVYGRGVLHLSVLIETMRREGYELQVGQPKVIIKEIDGVKHEPIEYLTIDVPEDVSGKAIEQVTRRKGTLISMDRRHDRVHLEFEIPSRGIIGLRNIILTATAGEAIMAHRFKAFEPYRGEIETRTNGSLIAMESGTAYAYALGKLQDRGRFFIDEHEEVYTGQVVGENNRSGDIVVNVTKSKKLTNMRASGSDEKIFLAPPIKFSLEEALEYIQEDEYVEITPKAIRLRKIYLDENERKRRAKA, encoded by the coding sequence ATGAAGGGTATCAGAAACATTGCAATTATTGCACATGTGGATCATGGGAAAACCACGCTGGTGGATAAAATGATCATTCAGGGTAAACTTTTTAAAGATCATGAGAACCCGGGCGAGCTGATTTTGGATAGCAACGACCTGGAGCGTGAGCGTGGCATAACCATTCTGGCCAAAAACGTATCGGTAAACTACAAGGGTTACAAAATCAACATAATTGACACCCCCGGCCACAGCGATTTTGGAGGCGAGGTTGAACGCGTTCTAAACATGGCCGACGGTGTACTGCTTCTGGTAGATGCCTTTGAGGGGACTATGCCCCAAACCCGTTTTGTTCTTCAAAAAGCCTTAGCCATAGGCTTAAAACCAATTCTGGTGATTAACAAGGTTGATAAGCCAAACTGTCGCCCTGAGGAGGTTCAGGAGCAGGTTTACGAACTAATGTTCAGCCTCGATGCCTCAGAGGAACAGCTCGAGTTCCCTACCATATACGGAAGCGCCAAACAGGGATGGATGAGCAACGACTGGCGGAAGCCATCAAACGATATAACCCCTCTGCTTGATTGTATTATTGACTATGTGCCAGCCCCAAAACAGCTAAAAGGCACGCCTCAACTTCTTATTACATCGCTCGACTACTCAAACTATGTTGGCCGGATTGCCATAGGCAAGCTGCACAGGGGAACCCTAAGGGCAGGCCAAAACGTATCGTTGGCAAAGCGAAACGGACAAGTAATGCGTACAAAGATCAAGGAACTACTCGTTTTTGAAGGTCTTGAACGCAAAAAGGTTGACGAGGTAAGCTCAGGCGATATTTGTGCCCTTGTTGGCATTGAAGGGTTTGACATTGGCGATACCATAGCCGATTACGAAAACCCCGAGCCACTTCCTACCATTGCCGTGGATGAGCCTACCATGAGCATGCTATTTACCATAAACAACTCTCCGTTCTTTGGTCGCGACGGGAAATACGTTACCTCGCGTCACTTAAAGGATAGGCTAATGCAGGAGCTAGAAAAAAACCTAGCCCTTCGGGTTGAGGAAACCGATTCGGCCGATGCCTTTACCGTTTACGGTCGTGGAGTACTCCACCTTTCCGTGCTTATTGAAACCATGCGTCGCGAAGGGTATGAGCTTCAGGTTGGTCAGCCCAAGGTAATTATTAAGGAGATAGATGGAGTAAAGCACGAACCCATTGAGTACCTAACCATTGATGTTCCTGAGGATGTATCGGGAAAGGCTATTGAGCAGGTTACCCGCCGCAAGGGTACACTAATCTCAATGGATCGCCGCCACGACCGTGTTCATCTTGAGTTCGAGATACCCTCGCGCGGTATTATTGGGCTCCGTAACATCATTCTAACGGCTACTGCCGGCGAAGCCATCATGGCGCACCGCTTTAAAGCATTTGAGCCCTACCGGGGCGAGATTGAAACCCGCACCAATGGTTCACTAATTGCCATGGAGAGCGGTACCGCTTATGCTTACGCCCTGGGCAAGCTACAGGACAGGGGTAGGTTCTTTATCGATGAGCATGAGGAGGTTTACACAGGCCAAGTGGTTGGCGAGAATAACCGCTCAGGCGATATTGTTGTTAACGTTACCAAGTCCAAAAAACTTACCAACATGCGCGCCTCAGGTTCCGACGAAAAGATTTTCCTTGCTCCCCCCATCAAGTTTAGCCTTGAGGAGGCACTTGAGTACATCCAGGAGGACGAATACGTTGAAATTACCCCTAAAGCCATACGCCTACGAAAAATATACCTCGACGAAAACGAGCGTAAACGTAGGGCTAAAGCATAG
- the kbl gene encoding glycine C-acetyltransferase, with protein sequence MYGKIKNDLQQQLENIKAEGLYKTERIITTPQGVEIVANGKKVLNFCANNYLGLSSHPAVIEAGKKAIDEWGFGMSSVRFICGTQDLHKQLERKLSEFLGTEDTILYSSAFDANGGIFEPILGEEDAIISDELNHASIIDGVRLCKAQRFRYKNNDMADLEAKLQEAANCRYKMIVTDGVFSMDGIIAQVDKICDLADKYDAMVMVDDSHATGFVGKTGRGTAEYCNALGRVDVISTTFGKALGGASGGCISGRREIIDMLRQRSRPYLFSNSLMPSIAGATLKVLNMLTETTELRDRLWENTQLFRKGMADAGFRIVEGVHPITPIMLGHLPNDAKLSQDFAAALLDEGIYVIGFYYPVVPKGKARIRVQISAAHTREHIQFAIEKFTKVGKKLGVI encoded by the coding sequence ATGTACGGAAAAATCAAAAACGATTTACAGCAACAGCTTGAGAATATCAAGGCCGAAGGGCTTTACAAAACCGAACGCATTATCACTACCCCACAAGGAGTTGAAATAGTTGCCAACGGCAAAAAGGTTTTAAACTTCTGCGCCAATAACTACCTTGGCCTTTCGTCGCATCCTGCAGTTATTGAGGCAGGCAAAAAGGCTATTGACGAGTGGGGCTTTGGCATGTCGTCGGTGCGCTTTATTTGCGGTACGCAGGACCTACACAAGCAGCTTGAGCGTAAGCTAAGCGAGTTTCTTGGGACCGAGGATACAATTCTTTACTCATCGGCATTCGATGCAAACGGTGGTATTTTTGAGCCCATACTAGGCGAGGAGGACGCAATTATTTCCGACGAACTTAATCATGCATCAATCATTGATGGTGTTAGGCTTTGCAAAGCTCAGCGATTCCGCTACAAAAATAACGATATGGCCGACCTGGAGGCCAAACTTCAAGAGGCCGCCAACTGCCGTTACAAAATGATTGTTACCGATGGTGTATTCTCAATGGATGGAATTATTGCTCAGGTTGACAAGATATGCGACCTAGCAGATAAGTACGACGCCATGGTAATGGTGGACGATTCACATGCTACAGGTTTTGTGGGCAAAACCGGTCGTGGTACTGCTGAGTACTGCAATGCACTAGGCAGGGTCGATGTTATTTCAACCACGTTTGGAAAAGCACTTGGAGGTGCATCGGGTGGTTGCATCTCTGGTCGTAGGGAGATTATCGACATGCTCCGTCAGCGTTCGCGCCCCTATCTTTTTTCAAACTCGCTCATGCCTTCCATTGCCGGAGCAACACTTAAGGTTCTTAACATGCTTACCGAAACTACCGAACTACGCGATAGGCTTTGGGAAAACACTCAGCTATTCCGTAAGGGAATGGCAGATGCAGGCTTCCGTATTGTAGAAGGGGTTCACCCAATTACTCCAATTATGCTTGGACATTTACCTAACGATGCGAAACTTTCACAGGATTTTGCTGCGGCACTGCTTGATGAGGGAATCTATGTAATTGGATTCTACTATCCTGTTGTTCCTAAAGGTAAAGCCCGCATAAGGGTTCAGATAAGTGCAGCTCACACCCGCGAACATATCCAGTTTGCCATTGAAAAGTTCACAAAGGTGGGCAAGAAATTGGGTGTGATTTAA
- a CDS encoding DUF3267 domain-containing protein, whose translation MEIDTNQTEEVIEVGKANRLALLMLFPIAAIAIIPFVLIYGFEPLANGVIFLKNHQLQILVAFVLLIFIHEGLHGVTWAFFAKNGFKSIHFGIKWSYLTPYCHCNEPMKRKHYMLGGIMPGLITGVIPIIIAMVTANGWLLVSGIFLTSAAGGDILVLIRVLKYPSNLIFMDHPKEIGFIVFKS comes from the coding sequence ATGGAAATAGACACCAATCAAACAGAAGAGGTTATAGAGGTTGGCAAGGCTAACAGGCTAGCCCTTTTAATGCTCTTCCCAATTGCAGCAATTGCAATTATCCCCTTTGTTCTTATTTATGGTTTTGAGCCACTTGCCAACGGTGTGATTTTTTTGAAAAATCACCAGCTGCAAATTTTGGTTGCATTCGTTCTGCTTATATTCATACACGAGGGATTACATGGTGTAACGTGGGCTTTTTTTGCAAAAAACGGATTCAAGTCCATACATTTTGGGATTAAATGGTCATACCTTACTCCCTACTGCCATTGCAACGAACCAATGAAACGCAAACACTACATGCTAGGAGGCATAATGCCAGGGCTTATTACTGGCGTAATCCCAATAATTATCGCCATGGTAACAGCTAACGGCTGGTTACTAGTTTCAGGTATTTTTCTTACCTCAGCAGCCGGCGGCGATATCCTAGTTCTGATACGGGTGCTAAAATACCCTTCAAATCTCATATTTATGGATCATCCTAAGGAGATTGGGTTTATAGTATTTAAAAGCTGA